In Rhodamnia argentea isolate NSW1041297 chromosome 5, ASM2092103v1, whole genome shotgun sequence, the DNA window CTTTTCAAAGGCGCTAGGCTGGCGTTCTTCTGTCATTGTTGGTGATGTCCTTGATATGGTGTAACAGTGCTATAAAATTCAGTTGAATGGGTGAGACGATAAACATACACGGATTCTCTTCATTAGTGACTGCAGAAACAGTCAGGGGATTCCTGGAGCAAAGGACTGGCAATGGTACTGTTTATGCCATCAAAGTTAGACAAGACAAACATGGGGTTCGATCATATGCTATTGTCCAATTTATGGATGCTGAATATGCTGAGATGATTATTTTATTGGCTAGTCGAAAAGATTTGTGGTATGGGCGTTCTTGTCTAACTGCTCACAGGGCTGAGCATGATATTGTACAAAGGCCAAGAACCCTTTTGAATCCAATGGAAGGTATCGCATTGGATTTTGGTTGCCAGGTATCAACTAAAAGGTTCTCTTCTCTGTGGAAATGGGGTAATGTCTCTGTAAATTTTGGGATTGGGCTGAGAAAATTCTGCTTCCTTTTGTCTTATTACAATATGGAGTATAAGCTCGAGTTATCCTATGAAAATATCTGGCAGATTGAGCTACACCGTGCAAGAGGCCGTAAAACAATGTATCTTGTGATTCAGGTGAGTGGACTTCATTCAGATTACGAGAGACTGATTTACTATTTTGTGCTAATATTGTGATTTATCCTACCATGCATATTTGGTTTTTAAATTTGATTGGACATCATTTTGTGTGTGATCTCCTAATTTCAGTGAATGTTAAAGTTCTTTGAACTATATTCTTCCCCGTATTGTTGGTATTTGATTTTAGCTCTCTATATGAGCAGAAGCATTTACCGGTTCCTCGGGAAATTGACAACTTGATGATAACTTATTTAGAAGATGTTTTAACTTCATGGTATTTCTGCCTGGATCAAATCTATCGTGACCATAGATGGCTTGCCAAGACCTTACCTTAACAGAGAAATGACAGGCAAAACTCCAAACATTATTGGTCAGCTCTGGTTGGGACTAGGAAAGGTATTCTGGTTTAGCCCCTTGTCTAATCATTTTCGGACCCAAAGGGTCATTGGGCTAGGTTGGAAATAAGGGTCAAGCTAGTATGTTTGTGGGAGTGAATGATGAGCTCCAGTAATTACAATCTGCAAGGAATTACTAAAAGAATTGGACCAGTAAGATGTAGAGGCACAGACAATAATAACTTTGTTGATTAAGAGAGAGATGGTCGAAGAGGGCTCTTTAGAAAAGATATTGTTGAAATTTTCGTCATAGGTTTAGTTTGGAAATCAAGAACATGTTCAACTGACACACCAATGACTAAGTGGTCGCTATCTCCTACCCTCCTCGAACTCTAGATCTGGGAATAATAAACATCGTGCATGAGCAGCTATGGTGGCTGTGAGCTCGAGGTTTGGTGAGCTCCATATCTGGTGGCTGTGGCAGCCGCGAGCTCGAGAGGGCATGGCAAGCTCCAGATCTGGTGGCCAGGGCCGTGAGCTGAAGGTTTGGCAAGCTCTAGATCTAGTGGCTATGGCGGCCAAGAGCTCGAGTGGTGATGGCTGCGTGCTCCAGATCAAGTGGCCATGGCCACGAGCCtctgctcctctctctctctctctttttggtgTTCTCAATTTTTATGTTTGTCTGATGCGGAGCCTATTTGGCGCCACATAAAAAAGAATTTCGTAAATCATGAGGCATGTGTGCTCTGACGTCCACCTTAGTAATCCGACTATACATGTGGCCAAGAGAAAACATATAACAGAGGGAGTAACAATGGAACATTTTAAAAAGCAAAGGGACGCATTTGAATCGgaaaagagaaagtagagggatgattttgattttggggCAAAAGTACAAGGACAACCTGTGATATTATACCTATTGAAGTTCATGTTAAGTGCTACCTTGTACTTTGGTTGCGTGGAATTTGATTGACTGGGAAAATTGTATTAGAAGTGGTAAAACTTGTGTTTACAATGAAGCATGTTCTGAACATTTAAATTTATGTGACCAAAATTTTAGaccttttgcaaaaaaatacaattacgTTCGTCCTGAATTGCATCCCTGGTTAGTTGAGACAGGTTGCCACAcgagaaattaaaaatgtttttgCTAGGAGGACTGATTgcaacaattgaaaggtttatgacttgattgcattttgtACACAAGATCTACGGCATTCAATGCCATTTTCCGTGATTTATAGTTTCCCAACTGAAACTCAACATTTGAGAACTTACTGAGGCACGGTTAAAATTACAACATGACATGATAGAATTTAGGAAACATTCTTAAAAGATATAGCTTGGAGATTTATGATCATAATCTTTCTTGAGGTTGTTGTCGTTTCTTGATTTTGGGAATCATGCATCTTGTTGTATTAAAAAATTCCAATCTTCTAAGGCTGCTGTTAATGTTTGATGAAGACTCTTGTCTGATTCGCGTATTATAAATTGCTCTTTACAAACTTCTGGTCATGGCAAGGTTTGTTAAGCAGGAGGCTTTGCAGGGTACACAACTTCCCTTCAGTAATAGAGATCGGACTTTCTATCTGCTGATCATATTCTGGCATCTGGCTAATTTGgaacttttgaatgttttcGAGCATCTGTAGAGACTTAGAACTTTACATTTTTGGCGTAGTGGAAAGTATTCCGTGGAGGTAAATATATTGATGGACATCATGTATTTTCCTTTACAAGGAGCCAACTTGTGGGGCTTCAACTTCGGCCCCAAACTTTCACTTTCACTGAGATAAAGAAACCTGATcctttatctattttcttttgtttgcacATACCTCTCGATCATGCATGCTTTTCTGCATCGTATGTTACTTATGATAGAGGAGGACCTAATAGATTTTTGTAACTTTTGTTCTTGTGGATGGTAGCTGTACGGGGCTCCTCGTATTCGGAAAAAAGTTGATCGgcattcagaaaattttttggacagCCCTGTCTACAACTTTTTTAGAGATGGCTCTGATGCCCAGTGGGTGAGAGCAACTGATTTTACTCCATCAGCTTGCATTGGACAGTCTTCTGCTGTATGTTTAGAGATTCATTCTGAATGCTCGCTTCCAGATTTTAATGTGAACTTTGTCAATTATAAGGAAACCAATGACATTTTTTCCGTGGAAGATGGTTTTCCTTTCTCCTGCAGCGTGGATCTAGTTCCAATCGTAGGCCCTCCCAGAGGAGTTGACTTGCCTTATGAGATCCtctttaagataaatttgttagtTCAGAATGGCTGTCTAGCAGGACCTTGTCTTGATTTTTCGTTCTATCGAATGGTTGATCCGCAGAGGATAGACATGGACATAATCCTATATGCCTTAGACAGACTGTTCCATTTGGAAGAATGCTGTTATGAGCCTTCAAAATGGCTGATTGAGCAGCACAAGAAATATCTTACCTCCCAGCACTCTACAAAACCTGCCTCCCAGCACTCTACAAAGCTATCTTCAATAAAGTTAGATGCTGGCTTGGTTTATGTTCATAGGGTGCAAATAACACCATGCAGGGTGTATTTTTTGGGTCCAGAAATTAATATCTCAAATCATGTATTGCGGAGTTATTCTGAGTACATTGACAATTTTATCCTCATTTCTTTTGTGGACGAGGACTTGGATAAAATCCATTCTACTGATTTATCTTCTCGTACTGCTTTGAGACATGGAAGGACGGATATATATGAAAGAATCCTTTCTGCACTCAAGAATGGCATAAGAATAGGTGATAAGAAGTTTGAATTTCTCGCCTTCTCATCCAGTCAGTTACGCGAAAATTCTGCTTGGATGTTTGCTCCAACAAATGGGTGTACTGCTGCAACTATTAGGGCAAAGATGGGTGAATTCAGTCAAATAAGAAATGTGGCAAAATATGCCTCAAGGCTGGGCCAATCCTTGAGTTCATCTACTGAAACTCTCAATGTAGGTAGACATGAAGTTGAAGTCATTCCGGATGTTGAAGTCAAATCATATGTTGAGAATATAGATTATGTCTTTTCTGATGGAATCGGGAAAATATCTGGAGAGTTCGCTTGGAAAGTTGCAAGAAAATGTGGCTTCAAGGGTTATACTCCTTCTGCATTTCAAATTCACTATGGAGGATATAAAGGTGTTGTAGCTGTTGATCCGACGTCATATGTTAAACTATCACTCAGAAAGAGCATGTCCAAGTACGAATCAAATGAGACAAAGCTAAATGTCTTAGCATGGAGCAAATATCAGCCTTGCTTTCTGAATCGCCAGTTGATCACTCTTCTCTCAACACTTGGCATTCCAGATCATGTGTtcgagaaaaaacaaaaaaatgccaTAGATCAGCTAAATGCTATTTTAGTTGATCCCTTACAAGCACAAGAGGCTCTAGATCTAATGTCCCCTGGTGAGAATGGTAACATTCTCAAAGAAATGCTAATGTGTGGTTATAAGCCTGATGCAGAGCCATTTCTATCGATGATGCTGCGAACATTCAgagcaaaaaaattgtttgatttgcGGACCAAAACAAGGATATTTCTTCCTAAAGGAAGATCAATGATGGGATGCCTTGATGAAACCAGAACTTTGGAATATGGTCAGGTGTTTGTGCAGTATTCCAGTAGAAAAGGACAGATGTGGGATGAGTCAATCATGTTCATTGGTACTGACTCAGATCAAAGTTTTGTTGTACGGGGAAAGGTAATTGTTGCCAAGAATCCTTGCTTACATCCAGGTGATGTGCGTGTTCTAACTGCTATAGACGTGCCAGCTTTACATCATATGGTAGATTGTGTTGTTTTtccacaaaagggaaaaaggtatGACTCTAACATGCCTTGCTATTGGCTTGAAATGACCTCAGTTGCACGGGCACTTGTCGTGGATCCATTTTGgacttgtttttgcttttggttgTTGATCTTTGGCTATTGTTTTGATTTGGTTCAGTCATATTAATAAGGtctaaaatttctaatattacTTTTGTACTAGGTCTGAAGTCAATGATCTGATGTGTAACccaatttaatattttcctcattttaaaTAGCCAACAAtaacttttacattttttctttagaaattgTTTTGGGCCTGCTTTTCTATCACCTTTAGGCTTTGAGACTATATGCTTGAATGTTTATCCTGCGGGATTTGGTGGCTAGATTTGAATTCTTGTTAATTTTGCTTGTGGTTTGTCTCTTTCTTGTACATGGTTTGACTTACCAATCCCAGGCTCATGTGTAGATTTTGTGTACATTTGATGCGACTTTGTTAAGAAGCATTCTCTACTATGCTGTTGTTCTATGCTTCTGATAGCTCTGGCTCTGGTTGAACACTGATagttttccctttatttttacTGGCTAAAAGTCGAGGCAAAAAATTCCTTTCCTCATAATTTGGGTTAAGTTTGCTACTTTTAATCCTCTCAAACCCACTGTTAATAGATTAAAGTAGAAAGCAGAAAACGATATAGATCTGTATTAAATGATTCTCATCTCAGACAATTTCCCTTTCTTGATGCGTATTGCACTTCTTGAACAAAATAGGCCTCATCCAAATGAGTGTTCAGGGAGTGATTTGGATGGAGATGTCTACTTTGTCTCCTGGGACTTAGAATTAGTTCCACATCGCCAGATACAACCTATAAATTACACACCTGCCCCAAGTGAGAAGTTGGATCACGATGTCACTATTGAGGTAATGCTTTTCCTCAGGATTTTCAGGGAATTGTAAATTCTGTAATGGCTTTTTTCTGATACTTGAAATGTTTTAAACAGCTTACAGTTATGGTAGTAAATACGTCTAGCATCCATCATCTTGGCattctctttcatttcattcgacTTGACTTGTCTGACATGATGCTTGGATAGTATTTTATTCTCATGGATGAATGTGGCGTGTGACATCATGCCATGTCAACCCTGTCAACCCTGccccttcttttgttttcttatcgGTTCCTTTTGCTTCTCAATATGcgtgcttctctttctttctaccCTCGGTTGGAAGAACCCTCAAGAAGCTAAAAGAAGCTAAAATTTGCATCATTTGCAAGCAGATGATAGCTTAAAAATTAGTCACTCAGCAAACCATTATGTATGAGTGTGCTAATTATTTCAACCATTAGGTCAATAGGATACTTAAAGCCGACTATCTGGTTATGCCTTACGGAACATGAATATAGATGTTTGACCAGGACTATACTATGAGAAGTCCCTAGAAAGGACTTGCACTTAGAATTGCCCTCATGCAGTTCATCCATGTTTGCTTGTGGGTGGCTTTCCAAGGTTATCAATGCctctattcatcttcttccctaaaAGCTAAC includes these proteins:
- the LOC115739954 gene encoding RNA-dependent RNA polymerase 1-like; this translates as MGETINIHGFSSLVTAETVRGFLEQRTGNGTVYAIKVRQDKHGVRSYAIVQFMDAEYAEMIILLASRKDLWYGRSCLTAHRAEHDIVQRPRTLLNPMEGIALDFGCQVSTKRFSSLWKWGNVSVNFGIGLRKFCFLLSYYNMEYKLELSYENIWQIELHRARGRKTMYLVIQLYGAPRIRKKVDRHSENFLDSPVYNFFRDGSDAQWVRATDFTPSACIGQSSAVCLEIHSECSLPDFNVNFVNYKETNDIFSVEDGFPFSCSVDLVPIVGPPRGVDLPYEILFKINLLVQNGCLAGPCLDFSFYRMVDPQRIDMDIILYALDRLFHLEECCYEPSKWLIEQHKKYLTSQHSTKPASQHSTKLSSIKLDAGLVYVHRVQITPCRVYFLGPEINISNHVLRSYSEYIDNFILISFVDEDLDKIHSTDLSSRTALRHGRTDIYERILSALKNGIRIGDKKFEFLAFSSSQLRENSAWMFAPTNGCTAATIRAKMGEFSQIRNVAKYASRLGQSLSSSTETLNVGRHEVEVIPDVEVKSYVENIDYVFSDGIGKISGEFAWKVARKCGFKGYTPSAFQIHYGGYKGVVAVDPTSYVKLSLRKSMSKYESNETKLNVLAWSKYQPCFLNRQLITLLSTLGIPDHVFEKKQKNAIDQLNAILVDPLQAQEALDLMSPGENGNILKEMLMCGYKPDAEPFLSMMLRTFRAKKLFDLRTKTRIFLPKGRSMMGCLDETRTLEYGQVFVQYSSRKGQMWDESIMFIGTDSDQSFVVRGKVIVAKNPCLHPGDVRVLTAIDVPALHHMVDCVVFPQKGKRPHPNECSGSDLDGDVYFVSWDLELVPHRQIQPINYTPAPSEKLDHDVTIEEVEEYFVNYMLNDSLGIIANAHTVFADSKPEKAMSSECLELARLFSIAIDFPKTGVPAVIPPDLYAKEYPDFMEKLDKSSYASSNVIGKLFREVKDQAYASSSIRKFTQEMARQSYDPDMEVDGFEDYVDDAFYHKGNYDYKLGKLMEFYGITEAEILSGWIIKMSKSFTRRDTESISVAVKSLRKEARTWFNDKASGSDSEAVDEFAKASAWYHVTYHPNYWGCYNEGLNQDHYLSFPWCVYDKLIQIMKENRGRRAARESTLEDYFTRGLRLN